Proteins encoded in a region of the Chryseobacterium piperi genome:
- a CDS encoding DUF3109 family protein has product MIQIDDKLISEEIFSEEFVCNLTKCKGACCVEGDVGAPLDKNELEILDSIFDKIKPYLTPEGIKALEEQGTWTTDPSDGMYVTPMVEDRECAYVTFDEKGITKCGIEKAYEDGAVDWQKPISCHLYPIRITEYSAFTALNYHEWSVCSDACALGKELHVPVYKFLKTPLIRKYGEEFYTVLSEAADEWKKEYGN; this is encoded by the coding sequence ATGATTCAGATAGACGATAAATTAATTTCTGAGGAAATATTTTCCGAAGAGTTTGTTTGTAACCTTACGAAATGTAAGGGTGCATGTTGTGTGGAAGGCGATGTAGGGGCTCCATTAGATAAAAATGAGCTTGAGATTTTAGATAGTATTTTTGACAAGATAAAGCCCTATCTTACCCCAGAGGGTATCAAAGCTCTTGAAGAGCAGGGAACATGGACTACAGACCCTTCTGATGGAATGTACGTAACCCCTATGGTTGAAGATCGTGAATGTGCTTATGTAACGTTTGATGAGAAAGGTATTACGAAATGTGGAATTGAAAAAGCTTATGAAGACGGCGCCGTGGATTGGCAGAAACCTATTTCATGCCATCTTTACCCTATCCGTATTACAGAATATTCTGCCTTTACAGCGTTAAACTACCATGAATGGTCTGTGTGTAGTGATGCTTGTGCATTAGGAAAAGAGCTGCATGTTCCGGTATACAAATTCCTTAAAACGCCGCTGATCCGAAAGTATGGAGAAGAATTCTATACCGTTTTAAGCGAAGCAGCAGACGAATGGAAAAAAGAATATGGAAACTAA
- a CDS encoding T6SS phospholipase effector Tle1-like catalytic domain-containing protein yields MENNIITVGIFFDGTGNNGINATSGKKLLVDHDSYHAAPTNIYKLFKLFGGDEKLYVEGIGTVTGAKDSDFAKATCKNPIGYSGYSSDDKLREAYTFIKQKMQDQTKEYQFYVYGFSRGAMLARNFCYELLRYDSTILGTITIKFLGVFDTVESAPFNDYNVSLLPGLENALQLCAVNECRYFFPLTGFFEDSRNMDDSKLMVGNSVWKEIFVPGVHADVGGGYLDCSQSVYVSANHLRRFDVESYISNVRNKARDSEGNEIWNPVLQNFQIDKGEVLSQAYVERKMVYNDLSKVYGKLMLIQTNALVPIFNTEFDEADFKMNEDHSYLESLYGELEKYAQNLTPDLKPAYDYEKLVDYTHLSANFGLYKKGQLQKSAGLLYAEEINNGLNVPSRSLANNFHPILQTEMHVLEDTVITDFVYGSNIPNNDNWTRSILIK; encoded by the coding sequence ATGGAAAATAATATCATAACTGTCGGGATTTTTTTCGACGGTACAGGAAATAACGGGATTAATGCCACTTCTGGTAAAAAACTATTAGTGGATCATGACAGCTATCACGCTGCACCTACCAATATTTACAAACTTTTTAAACTATTCGGCGGAGATGAAAAACTATACGTTGAAGGTATAGGAACGGTAACCGGAGCTAAGGACAGTGATTTCGCCAAGGCAACCTGCAAGAATCCTATAGGATATTCCGGATATTCTTCCGATGATAAATTACGGGAAGCTTACACTTTTATCAAGCAGAAAATGCAGGATCAAACAAAAGAATATCAGTTTTATGTCTACGGATTCAGTAGGGGAGCTATGTTGGCTAGAAACTTCTGCTATGAACTCTTACGGTATGATTCCACAATACTGGGTACTATTACAATAAAGTTTCTGGGTGTTTTTGATACTGTAGAGTCTGCTCCTTTTAATGATTATAATGTGAGCTTGCTTCCCGGTCTCGAAAATGCGCTTCAATTATGTGCCGTAAATGAATGTCGGTATTTCTTTCCATTGACCGGTTTTTTTGAAGACTCCAGAAATATGGATGATTCGAAGCTTATGGTGGGGAATTCTGTATGGAAGGAAATCTTTGTTCCGGGTGTTCATGCAGATGTAGGTGGTGGATATCTTGATTGTTCCCAGTCAGTATATGTATCCGCCAACCATTTACGAAGGTTTGACGTTGAATCTTATATTTCAAATGTCAGAAATAAAGCAAGAGATTCCGAAGGAAATGAAATATGGAATCCGGTTTTACAGAATTTTCAGATCGATAAGGGGGAAGTTCTTTCTCAGGCATATGTAGAAAGAAAGATGGTATACAATGATCTTTCTAAAGTATACGGGAAATTAATGTTAATTCAGACCAATGCACTGGTCCCGATTTTTAATACAGAATTTGATGAAGCTGATTTCAAAATGAATGAAGACCACTCTTATTTAGAATCATTGTATGGGGAATTAGAAAAATATGCGCAAAACCTAACGCCCGATCTGAAACCTGCATATGATTATGAAAAGTTGGTTGACTATACACACCTATCTGCCAATTTTGGGTTGTATAAAAAAGGACAACTTCAGAAATCAGCGGGCTTACTGTATGCGGAGGAAATCAATAACGGACTCAATGTCCCCAGCAGATCATTGGCAAATAATTTTCACCCCATACTCCAGACTGAGATGCATGTGCTGGAAGACACGGTAATTACAGATTTTGTATATGGAAGCAACATTCCCAATAATGATAACTGGACCCGTTCTATATTGATTAAATAA
- a CDS encoding trigger factor gives MKVTAQNHDDVSALLTVTLEKSDYKDKVEKQLINYAKNAQVPGFRKGKVPLSMVRKQYEAGIAFEEINKQVSEALNNYVNESKLRLVGQPVPQPVNDFNHNADQLEVAFEVGYEPEFTIDLAKYEAPHYKVEASEKEISKSIENMQKRFAEQVPQDKITKDSYVVLEISQVVEEDAEGEHHHHPKNATITAENKEAFKLVKSLKMDGSVKVSKETLAGDEELAKELGFTKEEVEHLHHAEVEVKVKDFYSLNLAELNQDLFDKVYGEGNIKSEEELKEKVKTELDEYFQQNADVHFVNKVLEQITEKEEVKLPETFLVKWLVFSNQNIQSEEQAKEILEAEKKQLSYQIIEGKLMNDNDIKLDYADVLGQAEQLVRNQLAIYGIHHLGDDEIQKYAVEMLKDQEQVRQISSEVAMTKLKDVILEKASKKETAISHDEFLEELKK, from the coding sequence ATGAAGGTTACCGCACAAAACCATGATGACGTAAGTGCATTACTTACTGTAACATTGGAAAAATCTGACTACAAAGACAAAGTAGAGAAGCAGTTGATTAATTATGCTAAAAATGCGCAAGTTCCTGGTTTCAGAAAAGGAAAAGTGCCTTTAAGTATGGTTAGAAAACAATATGAAGCAGGTATTGCATTCGAAGAAATCAACAAGCAAGTTTCTGAAGCTTTAAATAACTATGTAAACGAAAGCAAGTTAAGATTAGTTGGCCAGCCTGTACCTCAGCCTGTAAATGATTTCAATCATAATGCAGATCAACTTGAAGTTGCTTTCGAAGTAGGGTACGAGCCTGAATTCACCATAGATTTAGCTAAATACGAAGCACCTCACTACAAAGTAGAAGCTTCTGAAAAAGAAATCAGCAAGAGCATTGAAAATATGCAAAAGCGTTTCGCAGAGCAGGTTCCACAAGATAAAATAACTAAAGACTCTTATGTTGTTTTAGAAATTTCTCAGGTAGTGGAAGAAGATGCTGAAGGAGAGCACCACCACCATCCAAAGAATGCTACTATTACTGCTGAAAACAAAGAAGCTTTCAAGTTAGTAAAATCTTTGAAAATGGACGGTTCTGTAAAAGTTTCTAAAGAAACATTAGCAGGAGATGAAGAATTGGCTAAAGAATTAGGATTCACTAAAGAAGAAGTTGAACACTTGCACCATGCTGAAGTAGAAGTGAAAGTAAAAGATTTCTATAGCTTAAACTTAGCTGAACTGAATCAGGATTTATTCGATAAGGTATATGGTGAAGGAAATATTAAGTCTGAAGAAGAGCTTAAAGAAAAAGTAAAAACTGAATTAGACGAATACTTCCAACAAAATGCTGATGTTCACTTTGTAAACAAAGTATTGGAACAAATTACAGAGAAAGAAGAAGTAAAACTTCCTGAAACTTTCTTAGTGAAGTGGTTGGTATTCTCTAACCAGAATATTCAGTCTGAAGAGCAGGCAAAAGAGATCCTTGAAGCTGAGAAAAAACAATTGAGCTATCAGATCATCGAAGGTAAATTGATGAATGATAACGATATTAAATTGGATTATGCTGATGTTCTTGGACAAGCTGAGCAATTAGTAAGAAACCAATTGGCTATCTACGGAATTCACCACTTAGGAGATGATGAAATTCAAAAATATGCAGTTGAAATGTTGAAAGACCAAGAGCAGGTAAGACAAATTTCTTCTGAAGTTGCTATGACAAAATTGAAAGATGTAATTCTTGAAAAAGCTAGCAAAAAAGAAACTGCAATTTCTCACGACGAATTCTTAGAAGAACTTAAAAAGTAA
- a CDS encoding universal stress protein, with protein sequence MINIILPVDFGDKTEQLVDGAIKFAKEVNGRINLIHVAPTDIGFAIGDMGFQYFPEVEENEIREELVQLNKLEQRIVSHYIECEHLLKQGIAKDIILDYASSKNANYIVMGSHGRSGIYDVFVGSLTKSLTKSSTVPVLVIPIHE encoded by the coding sequence ATGATAAACATTATACTGCCCGTAGATTTTGGGGACAAAACGGAACAACTTGTAGACGGGGCCATTAAGTTTGCTAAAGAAGTAAACGGAAGAATCAACCTGATTCATGTTGCACCAACAGACATTGGCTTTGCCATCGGTGATATGGGGTTCCAATATTTTCCTGAAGTTGAAGAAAATGAAATCCGGGAAGAACTCGTACAACTTAATAAACTTGAACAGAGAATCGTTTCACACTATATCGAGTGCGAACATCTCTTAAAGCAAGGCATTGCTAAAGACATTATATTAGATTATGCCAGCTCAAAGAATGCCAACTATATCGTAATGGGTTCACACGGAAGAAGTGGAATTTATGATGTTTTTGTAGGAAGTCTTACAAAAAGCTTAACGAAAAGCTCTACCGTTCCGGTTTTGGTCATTCCGATTCACGAATAA
- a CDS encoding ABC-F family ATP-binding cassette domain-containing protein, which yields MLSVQGLGLHHSGNYLFQNVNFTIKKDDKIGLVGKNGAGKSTLLKMLSGEITFYEGNVVPDGNITIGFLKQDLDFVKGRTVWDETMQAFEQINAWKNELEEVNHQMITRTDYESDAYTDLINRMTELNDLLMNHDAYNLEGDMEKVLFGLGFKADDFQKITDEFSGGWRMRIELAKLLLQKNDVMLLDEPTNHLDMESIIWLENFLKDYPGAIVLVSHDKQFMTAVCNRTFDVNNRKVDDYKADYTKYLELRKDRKEKLIQAKKNQDAEIKHTEELINKFRASASKAAFAQSLIKKLEKVERIEVENDDVSKFNIRFVQSVVPGKVNFEAEKLGKAYGNKQIFDDVDFIVQRGDRIALLGQNGQGKTTLAKILAGEIKDYTGTWNLGHNVNIGYFAQNQEEVLTPNKTVLEEAEDAATEETRPRVRDLLGSFLFQGEAVTKKTKVLSGGERNRLALCKLLLRPFNTLIMDEPTNHLDIQSKEIIKLALQKFEGTLIVISHDREFLQGLCDKIYEFRDGKMKEFLGNIDEYLEYRQKETIREISAEKAKLHSEDVKEVKAKAETKVEDKQPSTSQQPAAILSKEQKNLQNKIKKVEEKISELETKSEEMEASFAKENPSEELLEKYNKIKEELDLALQEWEHLATQLE from the coding sequence ATGCTTTCGGTTCAAGGTTTAGGGTTACATCATTCAGGAAACTATTTGTTTCAAAATGTGAATTTCACAATTAAAAAGGATGATAAAATTGGTTTAGTAGGTAAAAATGGAGCAGGGAAATCCACTTTATTAAAGATGCTTTCCGGAGAAATTACATTCTACGAAGGAAACGTAGTGCCCGATGGAAATATTACCATTGGTTTCCTGAAGCAGGATCTTGATTTTGTAAAAGGAAGAACGGTATGGGATGAAACCATGCAGGCTTTTGAGCAGATCAATGCATGGAAAAATGAGCTCGAAGAAGTGAACCATCAGATGATTACCCGAACGGATTACGAAAGTGATGCTTATACTGATTTAATTAACAGAATGACGGAACTCAACGACCTTCTCATGAACCATGATGCCTATAATCTTGAAGGTGACATGGAGAAAGTATTGTTTGGATTGGGATTCAAGGCTGATGATTTTCAAAAAATCACCGATGAGTTTTCGGGAGGATGGAGAATGAGAATTGAATTGGCAAAACTGCTGCTTCAAAAAAATGATGTTATGCTTCTGGATGAGCCTACCAATCACCTGGATATGGAATCGATTATCTGGCTGGAAAACTTCTTGAAAGATTACCCTGGAGCCATTGTATTGGTAAGTCACGATAAGCAGTTTATGACGGCAGTTTGTAACAGAACTTTTGATGTGAACAACAGGAAAGTAGATGATTATAAAGCCGATTATACCAAATATCTTGAACTTAGAAAAGATAGAAAAGAAAAATTGATTCAGGCTAAAAAGAATCAGGATGCAGAAATAAAACATACGGAAGAGCTGATTAATAAATTCCGTGCGAGTGCTTCCAAAGCAGCTTTTGCACAATCATTGATTAAAAAGCTTGAAAAAGTAGAGCGTATTGAAGTGGAAAATGATGACGTTTCCAAATTCAATATCCGTTTCGTGCAATCTGTAGTTCCTGGAAAAGTTAATTTTGAGGCTGAAAAATTAGGAAAGGCATACGGAAATAAGCAGATCTTTGATGATGTGGATTTTATTGTACAGCGTGGAGACAGAATTGCTCTTTTAGGCCAGAACGGACAGGGAAAAACAACATTGGCAAAAATTCTTGCCGGTGAAATTAAAGACTATACCGGAACCTGGAATCTGGGACACAATGTGAATATCGGATACTTTGCTCAAAATCAGGAAGAGGTACTGACCCCAAATAAAACGGTTCTGGAAGAAGCGGAAGACGCTGCCACGGAAGAAACGAGACCAAGAGTAAGAGATTTGTTAGGATCTTTCCTGTTTCAGGGAGAGGCGGTAACGAAAAAAACAAAAGTGCTTTCCGGGGGTGAAAGAAACCGTCTGGCACTTTGTAAACTGTTACTACGTCCTTTCAATACGTTGATTATGGATGAGCCTACGAATCACCTGGATATCCAGTCTAAGGAAATCATCAAACTGGCTTTACAGAAATTTGAGGGAACTTTGATTGTGATTTCTCACGACAGAGAGTTCTTACAGGGATTATGTGATAAAATCTATGAATTCCGTGACGGAAAGATGAAGGAATTCCTGGGAAATATAGATGAATATCTTGAATACAGACAAAAAGAAACAATCAGGGAAATTTCTGCGGAAAAAGCAAAATTGCATAGTGAAGATGTGAAGGAAGTAAAGGCAAAAGCTGAAACGAAAGTTGAAGACAAACAGCCTTCAACGAGTCAGCAGCCAGCAGCTATCCTTAGTAAAGAGCAGAAAAATCTTCAGAATAAGATTAAAAAAGTAGAGGAGAAAATTTCAGAACTTGAAACGAAGTCTGAAGAAATGGAAGCTTCTTTTGCAAAGGAAAATCCTTCTGAAGAGTTACTGGAAAAATATAATAAAATCAAAGAAGAATTAGACCTGGCATTGCAGGAGTGGGAACATTTAGCGACTCAACTGGAATAA
- a CDS encoding response regulator transcription factor, whose product MNSKIKIALIDDEQLILEGVKLLLSNEENLSVTLTADNGPDFIKSLEDFSGSHFPDIALVDVQMQPMNGFELVGILKEKYPDLKIIILSSHYKSSILGYMVKLGVSAFLPKNSNKKTFIEAITMVSKNGVYFTAEDHQMLLSYMNSSTKKRSLFEMEDELSEREKDVVKLICQEFTNNEIAEKLFISPRTVESHRQRVLEKIGAKNTVGIVIYAIINNIYSLEKI is encoded by the coding sequence AATAGCGTTAATAGATGATGAGCAGCTAATTCTGGAAGGAGTGAAGCTATTATTATCTAATGAAGAGAATCTGTCGGTAACCCTGACAGCAGATAATGGGCCAGACTTTATCAAAAGCCTGGAAGACTTTTCCGGGAGTCATTTTCCGGATATTGCCCTGGTTGATGTACAGATGCAGCCTATGAATGGCTTTGAATTGGTAGGGATTCTTAAAGAGAAATATCCAGACCTTAAGATCATCATTTTATCGTCTCATTATAAAAGTTCGATTCTCGGCTATATGGTGAAGCTGGGGGTATCCGCTTTCCTCCCAAAAAATTCTAATAAGAAAACATTTATAGAGGCCATTACGATGGTATCCAAGAATGGTGTTTATTTCACTGCTGAGGATCACCAGATGCTGCTTTCATATATGAACAGCTCTACAAAGAAAAGGTCATTATTCGAAATGGAAGATGAGCTTTCCGAGAGGGAGAAAGATGTGGTAAAGCTGATCTGCCAGGAATTCACCAATAATGAAATTGCCGAAAAACTTTTTATAAGTCCCCGAACGGTCGAGAGCCATAGGCAGCGCGTTCTGGAAAAGATCGGTGCCAAAAATACAGTAGGTATTGTGATTTATGCCATTATCAATAATATTTATTCACTTGAAAAGATATAA
- a CDS encoding fumarylacetoacetate hydrolase family protein, with protein sequence MKIICIGRNYSEHAKELGNEIPENPVIFMKPDTAVLKGNDFYIPEFSNDIHYELEVVVKISKGGKYIQKEAAHKHYDEISLGIDFTARDLQSQLKSKGLPWELAKGFDGSAVVGNFFKKENYTLENLEFSLLKNKEEVQKGNTKDMMFGFDDIIAFASQYFTLRVGDLIYTGTPKGVGKVDENDVLEAFLEEEKILDIRIL encoded by the coding sequence ATGAAAATTATCTGCATAGGAAGAAATTATAGTGAACATGCAAAAGAATTAGGCAATGAAATTCCTGAAAATCCGGTTATTTTCATGAAACCCGACACTGCGGTTTTGAAAGGAAATGATTTTTACATTCCGGAATTTTCCAATGATATTCATTATGAACTCGAGGTAGTGGTAAAGATTTCAAAAGGAGGAAAATATATCCAGAAAGAAGCTGCCCATAAACATTATGATGAAATCAGTTTAGGAATTGATTTTACGGCAAGGGATCTTCAAAGTCAGCTGAAGTCCAAAGGTTTACCCTGGGAGCTGGCAAAAGGTTTTGACGGGTCTGCCGTAGTCGGAAATTTCTTTAAAAAGGAAAATTACACCCTGGAAAACTTAGAATTTTCATTGTTAAAAAATAAAGAGGAAGTTCAGAAAGGAAATACCAAAGACATGATGTTCGGGTTTGATGATATCATTGCATTCGCTTCTCAATATTTCACTTTAAGAGTAGGAGATCTTATTTACACAGGAACTCCAAAAGGAGTAGGAAAAGTTGATGAAAATGATGTACTGGAAGCATTCCTTGAAGAAGAAAAAATTCTGGATATCCGAATATTATAA
- a CDS encoding DUF6427 family protein, with product MFKLLSKESNIFSIPVYIGFLLLIVIIFNILNFNTYEAIVAGITFLGIALGYFCFHSIALNYQTHLPLFLYSFFIFGLYPGNLDIGIAVALLTNSFILLLLTSANEDTRKRSYVLVGSIVALNFIFLPTTWPMAVFVVIHVVATSEKIGLNLFRFLLGIILIVFSYFSVMFFLDFTTWNPDYFPFGKMTLIKDYQSIIPLLPVALMLIYSVYDHFKNYNKKSPISRYKYTFLLVFSLAQLVTTILYMNNNYEYLLLLAFPASIILSRMMRFLPKYWMQEAGLWLIIISLVTFKVGTYFNLF from the coding sequence ATGTTTAAATTACTTTCAAAAGAAAGCAATATTTTTTCAATTCCTGTTTATATTGGTTTTCTTCTTTTAATAGTAATAATATTTAACATACTGAATTTCAACACTTACGAAGCAATTGTTGCCGGAATTACATTTTTGGGAATCGCTTTGGGTTATTTCTGTTTTCATAGTATTGCACTTAATTATCAGACTCATCTCCCATTATTTTTATATTCATTCTTTATTTTTGGGCTTTATCCCGGAAATTTAGACATTGGAATTGCAGTTGCACTGCTTACCAATTCTTTTATTTTACTTTTACTTACCAGTGCCAATGAAGATACACGGAAAAGGTCTTATGTATTGGTGGGTTCGATTGTAGCATTAAATTTTATTTTTTTACCGACCACCTGGCCCATGGCAGTATTTGTAGTAATACACGTTGTCGCTACTTCAGAAAAGATAGGTTTAAATCTATTTAGATTTTTACTGGGAATTATTTTGATTGTATTCAGTTACTTCTCTGTCATGTTCTTTTTAGACTTTACCACCTGGAATCCGGATTATTTTCCATTTGGTAAAATGACCTTGATAAAAGATTACCAAAGCATTATTCCCCTTCTCCCAGTTGCACTCATGTTGATCTATTCAGTATATGACCATTTTAAAAATTATAACAAAAAGAGTCCGATAAGCAGATATAAATATACTTTTCTTCTGGTATTTTCCCTGGCGCAGCTGGTAACTACTATTCTTTATATGAATAATAATTACGAGTATTTATTGCTTTTGGCATTCCCTGCCAGTATTATACTCAGCAGGATGATGCGGTTTTTACCTAAATACTGGATGCAGGAAGCCGGCTTATGGCTGATTATTATTAGTTTGGTTACCTTTAAAGTAGGTACTTATTTTAATTTATTTTAA
- a CDS encoding DUF6341 family protein encodes MTSFFLFLSKVFKWSFGFFDSFGNVLNWILFIVCCVLFTYWCYVLVVTLGGDKDKEYYSPTEGKHPYYDPNIYKKEG; translated from the coding sequence ATGACGTCTTTCTTTCTATTCTTAAGCAAAGTTTTCAAATGGTCTTTCGGTTTCTTTGATTCCTTTGGAAATGTTTTAAACTGGATTCTATTTATCGTTTGCTGCGTACTATTTACTTATTGGTGTTATGTTCTAGTGGTTACACTAGGAGGTGATAAAGATAAAGAGTACTATTCTCCAACGGAAGGTAAGCATCCTTACTATGATCCTAATATCTACAAAAAAGAAGGTTAA
- a CDS encoding TonB-dependent receptor translates to MKLIYSLLLIFCGLTLINAQKTYTVEGTVQDFHDKSMLENAEVKIGNFTARTDKKGKFLLNKIPAGSYTLIARHPDCHDYTENIEVTQALHLTITLEHHVQDIETVTIHGSHRKNGSLVVKTLDKAEIERNATDNLGNLLSKISGVTALKTGNNISKPIIHGLYGSRIAIMNNGVRLAEQEWGVEHAPNVDINNFQHIDVIKGASALKYGSDAIGGVVVLEPEIFPKRDTVKGSVNLSGISNGRGLGLDVNVAKTWKNGWAVKSGGSIKKLGDQHTPDYNLMNTGMDFSSFNFTVQNNTYEKGISFDYYLTNQNIGIYRGSHVGNNNDFYNAMTLNIPVYTGTFSYNIDNPRQVIEHHIAKISAFKRFENIGKVSATYSFQYNHRQEYDIRRGDLKDIPSLDLALMTHQFNLNDLLEREKWSLETGIDASFQNNYSDPATKARRLIPNYDKYSTGIYSVFKYKISDVLNVEAGVRYDFNRYDVTKWYDKRDWDNLYKDLYPQFYVRTNQNRVLTRPQLNYENVSFNAGLEYHPNSNFNLKFNYAKVGRTPNIAELFSDGLHHSAAVIEIGDMGLKNEQGHQFNWVADARFNVLRGLDISVNPYFFITKNYINEIPTGVQNTIRGVFPVWAYQQIDAKMYGIDLDINWKLTDDLTYIGKGSYVHGQDDTHNEPLILMMPPNFSNALQFKRENWNQFYFSLENQTFLKQNRFPVHNAPVTIYENGAEVEKIVDFSTPPNGYSLWNIQTGMNISKNLSAGLIINNLFNVSYRDYLNRMRFFADEAGRNFILNIRYRF, encoded by the coding sequence ATGAAATTGATATACAGTTTACTGCTGATCTTTTGTGGATTGACATTAATAAACGCACAAAAGACTTACACGGTGGAAGGAACCGTTCAGGATTTTCATGATAAAAGCATGCTCGAAAATGCAGAGGTGAAGATTGGGAATTTTACGGCCAGGACCGATAAAAAAGGTAAGTTTTTACTAAATAAGATTCCTGCGGGATCTTACACTCTCATTGCCAGGCATCCTGATTGTCATGATTATACTGAAAACATAGAAGTAACACAGGCTCTTCACTTAACCATTACTCTGGAACATCATGTTCAGGATATTGAGACAGTAACCATCCATGGGAGTCATAGGAAGAACGGATCATTGGTTGTAAAGACTCTTGATAAGGCAGAAATCGAACGAAACGCTACGGATAATTTAGGAAATTTACTCTCTAAAATTTCCGGGGTTACCGCCTTGAAAACTGGAAATAACATCTCAAAACCTATTATCCACGGGCTTTATGGAAGCCGGATTGCCATTATGAATAATGGGGTAAGGCTTGCTGAACAGGAATGGGGAGTAGAGCATGCTCCCAATGTGGATATTAATAATTTCCAGCACATTGATGTGATTAAAGGAGCGTCTGCCTTAAAATATGGAAGTGACGCAATCGGAGGAGTTGTCGTGCTGGAACCTGAAATATTTCCTAAAAGGGATACCGTAAAAGGTTCTGTGAATCTCTCGGGAATTTCTAACGGAAGGGGGCTCGGACTGGATGTGAATGTTGCTAAAACATGGAAAAACGGATGGGCGGTAAAATCTGGTGGTTCCATCAAAAAATTGGGCGATCAGCATACCCCTGATTACAACCTGATGAATACCGGAATGGACTTTTCATCCTTCAATTTTACAGTTCAAAACAATACCTATGAAAAAGGAATCTCATTTGATTACTATCTGACAAATCAGAATATCGGAATTTACAGAGGTTCACATGTAGGAAATAATAATGATTTCTATAATGCCATGACATTGAATATTCCGGTTTATACAGGAACTTTCAGTTATAATATAGATAATCCAAGACAGGTAATAGAACATCATATTGCTAAAATCTCAGCTTTTAAAAGATTTGAAAATATAGGAAAGGTCTCTGCGACGTACAGTTTCCAGTATAATCACAGACAGGAGTACGATATCAGAAGGGGAGACCTGAAAGATATTCCTTCTTTGGATTTGGCATTAATGACTCACCAGTTTAATCTGAATGATTTATTAGAAAGAGAAAAATGGTCTCTGGAAACGGGGATTGATGCCAGCTTTCAGAATAATTACTCAGATCCTGCGACAAAAGCAAGACGCCTGATTCCTAATTATGATAAATACTCTACAGGGATTTATTCCGTATTCAAGTACAAAATTTCGGATGTTTTGAATGTTGAAGCCGGAGTACGATATGACTTCAACCGTTATGATGTTACGAAATGGTATGATAAGAGAGATTGGGATAATCTCTATAAAGATCTGTATCCTCAGTTTTACGTAAGAACCAATCAAAACAGGGTTTTAACGAGGCCTCAGCTTAATTATGAAAATGTTTCATTTAATGCAGGACTGGAATATCATCCGAATTCAAATTTTAATCTGAAGTTTAATTATGCAAAGGTAGGACGTACTCCTAATATTGCAGAACTGTTTTCAGACGGATTGCACCATTCTGCTGCTGTGATAGAAATTGGAGATATGGGGCTGAAAAATGAACAGGGGCATCAGTTTAATTGGGTTGCGGATGCAAGATTCAATGTTCTTAGAGGATTAGACATTTCTGTAAATCCATATTTTTTCATTACCAAAAATTATATCAATGAAATTCCTACAGGAGTACAGAACACAATCAGAGGTGTATTTCCTGTATGGGCTTACCAGCAGATTGATGCTAAAATGTATGGAATTGATCTGGACATCAACTGGAAGCTTACAGATGATCTTACTTATATAGGAAAAGGAAGTTATGTGCATGGTCAGGATGACACGCATAATGAACCGCTGATCTTAATGATGCCACCTAATTTCTCCAATGCTCTGCAATTTAAAAGGGAGAATTGGAACCAATTCTATTTTAGCTTGGAAAACCAAACATTTTTAAAGCAAAACAGATTCCCGGTACATAATGCACCTGTTACTATTTATGAAAATGGAGCGGAAGTAGAAAAGATTGTGGATTTTAGTACCCCTCCCAACGGATACTCCCTTTGGAATATCCAGACTGGTATGAATATCAGTAAAAACCTTTCTGCCGGACTTATTATTAATAACCTGTTTAATGTTTCATACAGAGATTACCTTAATCGTATGAGATTTTTTGCAGACGAAGCAGGAAGAAATTTCATTTTGAATATTAGATACAGATTCTAA